In the Fusarium falciforme chromosome 6, complete sequence genome, TACAAAAGCTTATCCAGGCTCAGCCAAGTAAGAGATAGTACAGAACGCAACCCCCAGGGGCCCAGTTTGCTGTAGACCCCTTGAGCTAGTTTATCCTCTTTCCACTTTTATAAATCACGCGCTGGAATCATCAAAGACTAGATCATGCCAGCTGGTGATCGGACCTTAGTTGCACCGCTCCAACCCACTACGCGAACCTATTCCCCTTCCGCTTAGAAATACAAGCCAAGAAAATCACGGAATCGCCCATGTTGCTATCGATATATGTTTTATTCCAAGCATGGACCCTCCCCGGATCCGGTCTAGCCTCTCGCGTTTCGGACGAAAAACCGGCCGAACCTCGATTTATCAGGTTTCCCTGGGCCGAGGCTCATGCCATGGATTAGATAAAGAGTGGGCCAACTGGTGCAGATCTAACAGACCGCTGGGATCGGGAGATTTACGGTGTCTGTGTTGCATTGTCGTGGGGACTAGAGGTTGCAGGGGTTCTGAGATGCTCGTATAAAAGGGGCCTGGAGTCATGATACAAGATGCCATATGGAACTGCAGGTGCTTTGATATTAGCTTTCTCTATTCAACTTTAGAATACTCAAAATGGCTGCACCAAGATACGGCTCGCCAGGTGTTGATCCTGCACCGCTCTTTGAGCCCTTAACCTTTACACCTTCTGGACGCACCGGACCGAACCGCTTCCTCAAAGCCGCTACGTCTGAACGACTAGCCTCATGGGACCCCAAGGACGAATCAGCCCGAGGAATTCCCTCAAAGCAACTCATCACCCTATACAGAAGTTGGGGCGCCGGCGGATGGGGCCAGATTCTCACGGGCAACATCGCCACCGACGCCGTGCATCTCGAAGCAGCTGGtaacgccatcatcaaggcaaGCGATCCCTTTGAAGGTCCCCGATTTGAAGCCTTCAAGGAACTAGCTGCTGCCGGAAAAGAAAATGGCAGCCTCTTGCTCGGCCAAATCACCCATGCAGGCCGTCAAGTCGAATCCTGGATACAGCCCAACCCCATCAGCGCTTCTGCGGTCCCTCTAAGAGAGTCCGCTACGGGCCGTACCTATGGTGAAGCACGAGAGGCGACTAAGGAAGACATTGCCTCCATCATCGAAGGATTTGCTCACGCAGCAGAGTACCTGGAAAAGGCTGGCTTTGACGGCATTGAGCTTCACGGTGCTCACGGCTATCTACTCGCTCAATTCCTCAGCCCCCGTACCAACAAGCGAACCGATGAGTACGGAGGCAGCCTCGAGAACCGTTCCCGAATCGTCTTTGAGATTGCCAACGAGATCCGAAAACGCGTGAGCCCCAAGTTCATCCTAGGCATCAAGATCAACTCGGTCGAGTACCAACCAGAAGGCATCACACTCGACGACGCCAAGAACTTCAGCATTGCGTTGGAGAATGCTCATTTCGACTTTATCGAGATCTCCGGTGGAAACTATGAGAAGCTAGCATTCAAGCACGTTAAGGAGGAGAACCGCAAACGCGAGAATTACTTCCTCACCCAGGCAGAGGAAATCATCAAATCCCTCAAGGGAGAAACCAGAGTATTTTCAACTGGAGGATTCAAGACGACCGAAGGTCTTGTCAACTCCCTCGCCACCCTCGACGGCGTAGGTATCGGGCGAGCAGCCTGCCAGGACCCCGGACTCCCTAACGCGATCAAGAACGAGGGCGCAACCGGAGTTTTGAAGCAGGCGTATGATGAAGAGGGTTTCCAAGCGATGGCTCTTGTTTTTGTGCTCATCAACCAGATTGCAAACGGTTTACGGCCAGCAGACTTTTCGGTGCAAGAGAATGTTGATGAGGCGTGGGAAAAGGCGAAGCAGCATTTGCAGCGGGTTGCAGAGGACAAGGAGCATTATGTGATCTAGATTAACGGATAGATATAGGAGTATATAGAGGAAACTGCTTTTCGGCCATGAATTGACTGCTATTGCAGACGAAGTATCCCCTCCCTTCTCGGTCTAAGCGTTTCCCAGCCGTCGGACAACGCAGAAACAGAAGACTAAAAATGCACCTGGCAGAACCTTAATTCTTGGCCTACCAGGACTTGAAACAACTCCTGCTGAGCTGGCGGCTATGACCTGTTGCGATTCGCCGTGAGAATCCGTGCACTCGCTGGGCAGGCCCAGGGCCGTTTCGTTTCAGCTGAAGGATCGACCTATAGATAGACTCAGTGTGGATCATTTAATGCATATGCCAACCGATCACCGTACGTTGGTTATCAAATCAGGGGCATTATTCAGGCACCGCGTTGATCTCTTCGCTGTGTGCCTGCATTGAAGATTAAAGGATGAATGCAGGCTCGATTTCAGGCAGATTGAGATGCCGCATTGAGCTGTGAGCTCTGTTTTCGATCCATTTACAGCCCGCAAGCTCGTATCTCTGCCTTCGACCATGCGTCATTGCAACCTCCTTGGAAGACGCCTACCCATGCCCCGTCCTCTGAGTTGTCAGTTACAGCCAAGCGTGCCGCAGCATGACGCGCTGGCCGGAGTTCCCCACAATCTTACAGGAAGTTCTAAGACCTACCGTTCGCTAGTAAAGACGGTAAACGCTATCGTTCCCTTAAAAGGCTTCCTTCCCAGAAGCAGAGCAGCGAACAGTCAACTAGTCAGCCGAGATTCTTGCTGTTGACATCAACATGGAACACTCGCAGGCATTCTTAGCGGTGGCCATGGGGTTGTTTATCTACCTGTCACTATTCATGACCACTGTCGTTGCGGCCTCAATCGACACCTGTCCAGGATACAGCGCCTCGAATGTCGAGGAGACAACCAATGGGCTCGCAGCTGATTTGACCCTCCTTGGCGAGCCGTGCAATGTCTACGGCGTAGACGCGCCCGAGTTGAAACTTGTGGTTGAGTACCAGACGGGTGGGTTTTTTGTCAGACTTCTTATGTGCGAAGCTCATTGTAAACAGACAAACGACTACATGTGAAGATTTATGATGCGGGTGAAAAGGTTTACCAAATCCCCGAGTCCATCATCCCTCGGCCCTCAAAGAGCAGCAAAAAGATTGCAAAGTCCGACCTGGTTTTCGACCTCAAACAAGAACCTTTCTCCTTTACAGTGTCTCGACGCGACTCAAAGGAGGTCCTGTTTGATACAAGCGCCGAAAAATTGATTTTCGAGTCTCAATATGTTCGGTTGCGAACAAATCTCCCTGGAGACCCAAACATCTATGGCCTCGGTGAGCATTCCGACTCGTTTCGGCTCCCTACAAATTCCTCCTACCGAAGGACCATGTGGAATCGAGAGGCAATTGTCATCCCGCCAAACACGAACCTTTATGGAAGTCACCCCATGTATCTTGAGCACCGAAAGTCCGGCAGCCATGGTGTCTTGTTGATCAACTCGAACGGCATGGATATTGACCTCAACATCACGCCAAAGGGAGACCATTACCTCGAGTACAACACCATTGGAGGCATTCTTGACTTTTACTTTTTCGCCGGTCCCACCCCGACAGAAGTCAGCAAACAGCATGCTGAAGCGATTGGTCTGGCCGCGATGATGCCATACTGGTCTCTGGGTTTTCACCAAGCCAAGTATGGCTACTGGGACGTCAACGTGTTAGCAGAAGTTGTTGCAAACTACTCAACGGCCAATATCCCACTGGAGGTCTTGTGGAGTGACATTGACTACATGGACATGCGCAAAGACTTTACCACCGATCCCGAGCGCTTCCCCATCAGCAAAATGCGAGAGCTCGTCGATACGCTGCACAATCGACAGCAGCAATTGGTCATGATGCTAGACCCCGGAATCAGCACCAACAGCAGCTATGAGTCTTTCcaacgaggtcaagaagcaggTGCTTTTCTCAAAGCCGCTGATGGCTCCAACTATCGAGGTGTTCAATGGGCGGGCGAAGTTGTCTGGCCAGACTACCACTCTAAAGAGGGCCATGACTGGTGGGTTGACGAGATGGAAAGATTCTTTGACCCAGAAACAGGTCTTGATATTGACGGTGCTTGGAACGATATGAACGAAGCGTCCAACTTTTGTCCCAACGTCGACTGCGATCCTGCAAAGCATGCAAAGGATACAAATacgcctcctcaacctcccgAGAATCACAGACCTCGACCAAACACGGGGAGACCAATCCCAGGATTCCCAGACAGCTTTCAGCCCAACAGCACATTAGCAAAGCGTCAGGATGCAAGCAACGAATGGGATAAGGCTCTTGCATATAGAGATCTGTTCAATCCACCGTACTCTATCCAGAATGCGATGGGAAGGCTAAGCGATCGAACCATCTACACCAACATCAGCAACCACGACGGCACCGCGCAGTATGACACGCATAACCTCTACGGCCTAACCATGGTCAAAGCAACTTACGATGGCATGATCAAGAGGAAACCCGGCAAGAGGCCCTTTGTCTTGACTCGGTCAACCTTTCTACACTCCAGTGCATGGTCTGCCCACTGGTTCGGCGACAACCGGTCTTCGTGGGC is a window encoding:
- a CDS encoding Putative alpha/beta-glucosidase agdC; amino-acid sequence: MEHSQAFLAVAMGLFIYLSLFMTTVVAASIDTCPGYSASNVEETTNGLAADLTLLGEPCNVYGVDAPELKLVVEYQTDKRLHVKIYDAGEKVYQIPESIIPRPSKSSKKIAKSDLVFDLKQEPFSFTVSRRDSKEVLFDTSAEKLIFESQYVRLRTNLPGDPNIYGLGEHSDSFRLPTNSSYRRTMWNREAIVIPPNTNLYGSHPMYLEHRKSGSHGVLLINSNGMDIDLNITPKGDHYLEYNTIGGILDFYFFAGPTPTEVSKQHAEAIGLAAMMPYWSLGFHQAKYGYWDVNVLAEVVANYSTANIPLEVLWSDIDYMDMRKDFTTDPERFPISKMRELVDTLHNRQQQLVMMLDPGISTNSSYESFQRGQEAGAFLKAADGSNYRGVQWAGEVVWPDYHSKEGHDWWVDEMERFFDPETGLDIDGAWNDMNEASNFCPNVDCDPAKHAKDTNTPPQPPENHRPRPNTGRPIPGFPDSFQPNSTLAKRQDASNEWDKALAYRDLFNPPYSIQNAMGRLSDRTIYTNISNHDGTAQYDTHNLYGLTMVKATYDGMIKRKPGKRPFVLTRSTFLHSSAWSAHWFGDNRSSWAHYRISIAQMLGFTAVHNYPMVGSDVCGFNGRAEENVCSRWVLLGAFMPFFRNHADVASTNQEFYLWESVTKVAQKAIDARYRLLDYTYTALHHASSTGVPSVNPLFFIYPSDSNTFGIDTQFFLGDSLLVSPVVEDGSQSVTFYLPDDLFYDFWTHKPIRGQGEHVTVDNVGFDEIPVYIRGGSIVPLRNESANTTAELRKKDFNLIIAQDQDGHAEGSLYLDDGESIEGNSSEIKFVWEDNILTANGTFGYRSGLEVESITILSEKGSDTISLKESLDRPFEVQTKIERRIVDQQGSLP
- a CDS encoding Oxidored-FMN domain-containing protein — its product is MAAPRYGSPGVDPAPLFEPLTFTPSGRTGPNRFLKAATSERLASWDPKDESARGIPSKQLITLYRSWGAGGWGQILTGNIATDAVHLEAAGNAIIKASDPFEGPRFEAFKELAAAGKENGSLLLGQITHAGRQVESWIQPNPISASAVPLRESATGRTYGEAREATKEDIASIIEGFAHAAEYLEKAGFDGIELHGAHGYLLAQFLSPRTNKRTDEYGGSLENRSRIVFEIANEIRKRVSPKFILGIKINSVEYQPEGITLDDAKNFSIALENAHFDFIEISGGNYEKLAFKHVKEENRKRENYFLTQAEEIIKSLKGETRVFSTGGFKTTEGLVNSLATLDGVGIGRAACQDPGLPNAIKNEGATGVLKQAYDEEGFQAMALVFVLINQIANGLRPADFSVQENVDEAWEKAKQHLQRVAEDKEHYVI